A single Triticum dicoccoides isolate Atlit2015 ecotype Zavitan chromosome 2A, WEW_v2.0, whole genome shotgun sequence DNA region contains:
- the LOC119358837 gene encoding glycine-rich cell wall structural protein 2-like codes for MVGTKLAALGVFVILSIGLASAARVARYSSAADTSMGGEGGGGGYVTGGGSGSGNGVGSAESGGGGVRASIVGGGDGGGSSQYGGSGYGEGSGSGMSSGTYNKGSHYDFGGYSSSAANGGGGGGGQAGDRDGSSGHGVGSGIASGSGKAAGVSRGPSYLNAKSDGNGGGKGSAQNGGSGGGQGGGSGNGDAHP; via the coding sequence ATGGTGGGCACCAAACTCGCAGCTCTTGGGGTCTTTGTTATTTTGAGCATTGGATTAGCCAGTGCTGCAAGAGTGGCCAGATACTCTAGTGCAGCAGACACCAGcatgggaggggagggagggggcggTGGGTATGTGACTGGCGGCGGCTCGGGGTCAGGGAACGGTGTTGGGTCTGCCGAGAGTGGAGGTGGTGGAGTCCGTGCAAGCATTGTTGGCGGTGGAGACGGAGGCGGCAGCAGCCAATATGGTGGTTCGGGATACGGCGAAGGATCTGGCTCGGGCATGAGCTCCGGTACGTATAACAAAGGATCTCATTATGATTTCGGTGGATATTCAAGCAGTGCCGCGaatggcggtggtggcggtgggggACAAGCTGGAGATCGCGATGGATCAAGCGGTCATGGTGTCGGCAGCGGCATTGCCTCTGGCTCTGGTAAGGCGGCCGGAGTTTCAAGAGGACCTAGTTATCTAAATGCTAAATCTGATGGAAATGGTGGCGGCAAAGGCAGCGCTCAAAATGGCGGGAGCGGAGGTGGTCAAGGCGGTGGATCTGGGAATGGTGACGCACACCCGTAG